The Chryseolinea soli genome contains a region encoding:
- a CDS encoding RHS repeat domain-containing protein, with translation MKSIPGLLKRFSCLLFVVFVTCSKDHDPVEQQPSNGQNLKTCVLKSGTSNGRSITFDRDAQHWPITIRYSNGNKPDIICSIQYDADHRVVKLMQGNAYVEYAYQAGKPATSIVFTRKTPDASFEQYAQYYYHYDDQGRLDSITDDIGQYERFEYDAVGNVVKQYAKPMGLPEGLTRQYLAFDNKKNPRVEANFDQVPVLLDWIEGNFITMLQLPIPSQHNSTKDAYVSSNGVILRTCSYQYNPDGYPTSVRIQTDAKSDVTTDIMTYDCF, from the coding sequence ATGAAATCTATTCCCGGGTTGTTAAAACGGTTCTCCTGTCTGCTTTTCGTTGTTTTTGTCACCTGCTCCAAAGACCATGACCCCGTGGAGCAACAGCCCTCCAATGGACAGAATTTAAAAACGTGTGTTTTGAAAAGCGGTACGTCAAATGGGAGGTCCATCACTTTCGACCGCGATGCCCAGCACTGGCCGATAACGATCCGTTATTCCAATGGAAATAAGCCGGACATCATCTGCTCCATCCAATACGACGCCGATCACCGGGTTGTTAAATTGATGCAGGGAAATGCTTATGTCGAATATGCCTATCAGGCCGGGAAGCCGGCGACGAGCATCGTATTCACCCGGAAAACTCCGGATGCATCCTTCGAACAATATGCGCAGTATTACTACCATTATGATGATCAGGGGAGGCTGGATTCCATCACCGACGATATCGGACAATACGAGCGGTTTGAATACGACGCGGTGGGAAATGTTGTCAAACAATACGCAAAACCAATGGGACTGCCCGAGGGGTTGACGCGGCAATACCTGGCCTTCGACAATAAGAAGAATCCCCGCGTGGAAGCAAATTTCGACCAGGTCCCCGTGCTGCTCGATTGGATTGAAGGAAACTTTATCACCATGCTGCAGCTCCCAATACCAAGTCAACACAATAGTACCAAGGACGCCTATGTTTCATCAAATGGTGTCATCCTCCGCACATGCTCTTATCAATACAACCCCGATGGCTACCCGACATCCGTGCGCATACAAACCGACGCAAAAAGCGATGTCACCACCGATATCATGACGTATGATTGCTTTTGA
- a CDS encoding type II toxin-antitoxin system HicB family antitoxin, with protein MDNMLDYNGYKGTVEFSLKDQVFYGQIFGINDTVMYEGSSVKELQKMFREAVDDYLETCKEMGKEPERAFKGSFNIRINPELHRLAALKAVAAKMSLNEFVENAIAGSLKSVESVSVRTKVSSKKSKSRS; from the coding sequence ATGGATAATATGCTAGATTACAATGGTTACAAGGGCACGGTTGAGTTCAGCCTTAAAGATCAGGTATTCTATGGACAAATATTCGGCATAAATGATACCGTAATGTACGAAGGTTCAAGTGTTAAAGAACTTCAAAAAATGTTTAGAGAAGCTGTGGACGACTATCTTGAAACCTGTAAAGAAATGGGAAAGGAGCCCGAACGGGCTTTCAAAGGAAGTTTCAATATCAGGATTAACCCCGAATTGCATAGGTTGGCAGCGCTCAAAGCCGTGGCGGCTAAAATGTCGTTAAACGAATTCGTTGAAAATGCTATAGCCGGCAGTTTAAAAAGCGTCGAAAGTGTTTCAGTTCGAACCAAGGTTAGTTCAAAAAAAAGCAAGTCAAGAAGCTAG
- a CDS encoding type II toxin-antitoxin system HicA family toxin: MERFEKLIERLLSRPTDFTWAELQTVMKKFGYTEKKARGSGRKFINTKTGHILSLHKPHPGKILKPYVIENVINKLIESGII; encoded by the coding sequence ATGGAAAGATTTGAGAAATTAATTGAAAGGCTTTTATCCCGGCCGACAGACTTTACCTGGGCAGAGTTACAAACAGTTATGAAGAAATTTGGATACACTGAAAAAAAGGCAAGGGGATCAGGCAGAAAATTCATTAACACTAAAACGGGGCATATTTTAAGTTTACATAAGCCTCATCCAGGTAAGATTTTAAAACCATATGTAATAGAAAACGTCATTAACAAATTGATCGAAAGTGGTATAATCTGA
- a CDS encoding error-prone DNA polymerase, producing MAYTELQVTTNFSFLRGASHPEEMVEQASVFGHRRIAITDRNTFAGIVRAHVAAKKLGMRIIPACRLDLVDGPSLLAFPTDVQAYAQISSLLTLGNLRTEKGQCQLYKADVYHHAAGSKFVVLPPSSLNEVYEFDPAFKKVLREYREAFGDHLYIAASRAYGGDDAKQLYRISQLATQLHMPMVATNDVHYHHPMRRELQDVVTCVREKCTIHTAGFRLHPNAERFLKPIDEMLRLFRQYPDAIHQTQAIAEACQFSLDELKYQYPKEITTDGRTPQEELAFLTEEGAHKLFGEHIPEKIKAAIAYELAFMERMNYAEYFLTVYDIVRYARKQGILCQGRGSAANSTVCYCLGITSVDPSKFDLLFERFISSARNEPPDIDVDFEHERREEVMQYIFGKYGRNRAAIVATVTQQHHKGAIRDVGKAMGLSVDTVNRLSGLIWDFADEGFDRNRITSQGLNPDDPTLQKVLRLTAQFMGFPRQLGQHTGGFVITQGELSHLCPILNARMEDRTCIEWNKDDIDALGFLKIDVLALGMLTCIRKAFDLVKNHYGRELTLANIPQDDPAVYEMVGHADTIGVFQIESRAQQSMLPRLKPKCFYDLVIEVAIVRPGPIQGDMVHPYLRRRNGEEPIDYPSKELEEILGRTLGIPLFQEQAMKIAIVAAGFTPAEADELRRSMATFKAKGVIANFEKKLITGMTSKGYTEEYARRVFKQLEGFGSYGFPESHAVSFALLVYVSSWLKCYYPDVFACALLNSMPMGFYQPAQIIIDAQKHGVDVRPVDINDSNWDNRLEARSGKPCALRLGFRQVKGLREEDMQLLTESRKDGYTSIHQLRETGLTEAALEKLADADAFRSIDHDRRRALWEVSTKDQPLALFSGQSPDNVAEEKIKLPTMALSEHVVHDYAAMSLSLKAHPVSFVREELNRFHVRPVSALENAKNGDRVKVAGLILVRQRPGTASGICFITIEDETGTSNLVVFQKLFDQYRKEIIQSRLLMVEGQLQREGEVIHVIVRRCYNFSGLLRKLTAWKDEDLSLTPLSRSDEKTSPFLVKKKTEEQEVVQGKIFPEGRNFR from the coding sequence ATGGCATACACCGAACTACAAGTCACTACGAACTTCAGTTTTCTCCGGGGCGCATCACACCCCGAAGAGATGGTGGAACAAGCCTCCGTCTTCGGCCATCGCCGCATCGCCATCACCGACCGCAACACGTTTGCCGGCATTGTCCGCGCCCACGTGGCGGCAAAAAAACTGGGCATGCGCATCATTCCGGCATGTCGCCTGGACCTCGTGGATGGACCAAGTCTCTTAGCGTTTCCCACGGATGTCCAGGCCTACGCGCAAATCTCATCGCTGCTCACGCTGGGCAATCTTCGCACGGAAAAAGGTCAATGCCAGTTATACAAAGCCGATGTATACCATCATGCCGCAGGGTCGAAGTTCGTCGTGCTGCCGCCCTCGTCATTGAATGAAGTTTACGAATTCGATCCGGCTTTCAAAAAAGTGTTGCGCGAATACCGCGAAGCTTTCGGAGACCACCTCTACATCGCGGCGTCACGCGCTTATGGTGGTGACGATGCCAAACAGTTGTATCGCATCTCCCAATTGGCCACCCAACTGCACATGCCGATGGTGGCCACCAACGATGTGCACTATCATCACCCCATGCGCCGGGAGTTGCAAGACGTGGTCACCTGCGTGCGCGAAAAATGTACCATCCACACCGCGGGTTTTCGTCTGCATCCAAACGCTGAGAGATTTCTGAAGCCCATCGACGAAATGCTCCGGTTGTTCCGTCAATATCCCGACGCGATCCATCAAACCCAAGCCATCGCCGAAGCCTGCCAGTTCTCGCTGGACGAATTGAAATATCAATACCCCAAAGAGATCACCACCGATGGCCGCACACCCCAGGAAGAACTCGCCTTTCTGACCGAGGAAGGCGCCCACAAACTTTTTGGAGAACACATCCCCGAAAAGATCAAAGCCGCCATTGCCTATGAGCTGGCATTTATGGAACGGATGAATTATGCCGAGTATTTTCTTACGGTCTATGACATCGTGCGCTATGCGCGGAAGCAGGGGATTCTTTGCCAGGGACGAGGGTCGGCCGCGAACTCCACCGTGTGTTACTGCCTGGGCATCACCTCGGTGGACCCCTCAAAGTTCGACCTGCTGTTTGAGCGGTTCATTTCCTCGGCGCGCAACGAGCCCCCGGACATCGATGTGGACTTCGAGCACGAAAGGCGTGAGGAAGTCATGCAATATATCTTTGGGAAATACGGTCGCAACCGGGCGGCGATTGTCGCCACAGTCACCCAACAACATCACAAAGGTGCGATCCGCGATGTAGGCAAGGCCATGGGGCTATCGGTCGACACCGTCAATCGCCTTTCCGGTCTGATCTGGGATTTTGCCGACGAAGGCTTCGACCGCAACCGGATCACCAGCCAGGGACTGAACCCGGACGACCCCACACTCCAAAAAGTATTACGGCTCACGGCACAGTTCATGGGCTTTCCCCGTCAACTGGGGCAGCACACCGGCGGCTTTGTCATCACCCAGGGTGAGCTCTCGCATCTCTGTCCCATCCTGAATGCGCGCATGGAAGACCGCACTTGTATTGAATGGAACAAAGACGACATCGATGCCCTCGGCTTTCTGAAAATAGACGTGCTGGCCCTGGGCATGCTCACCTGCATCCGCAAAGCGTTCGACCTCGTGAAGAACCACTACGGCCGCGAGCTCACGCTGGCCAACATCCCACAAGACGATCCCGCAGTCTACGAGATGGTGGGCCATGCCGACACCATCGGTGTGTTCCAGATCGAAAGCCGCGCACAACAATCCATGCTGCCGCGATTAAAGCCGAAGTGTTTCTATGACCTGGTCATCGAAGTAGCGATCGTACGCCCCGGCCCCATCCAGGGCGACATGGTGCATCCTTATCTGCGCCGCCGGAACGGGGAGGAGCCCATAGATTATCCCTCAAAAGAGCTGGAGGAAATCCTGGGTAGAACACTAGGCATCCCGTTGTTTCAGGAGCAGGCCATGAAGATCGCCATCGTCGCCGCAGGTTTCACCCCGGCCGAAGCCGACGAACTGCGCCGGAGCATGGCCACCTTCAAAGCAAAGGGTGTGATCGCCAACTTCGAGAAAAAGTTGATCACCGGCATGACCAGCAAGGGGTATACGGAAGAATACGCACGCCGCGTATTCAAACAATTGGAAGGATTCGGCAGCTATGGCTTCCCGGAGAGTCACGCCGTCAGCTTTGCTTTGTTGGTCTATGTTTCCTCGTGGCTCAAGTGTTATTACCCGGATGTGTTTGCCTGCGCCCTGCTCAACAGCATGCCCATGGGTTTCTACCAACCCGCACAGATCATCATCGACGCTCAAAAACACGGTGTCGACGTACGCCCTGTGGACATCAACGATTCCAACTGGGACAACCGCCTGGAGGCGAGATCGGGGAAGCCTTGTGCTTTGCGTTTGGGGTTTCGCCAGGTGAAAGGTCTTCGCGAGGAAGATATGCAGTTGCTGACCGAAAGCAGAAAAGACGGCTATACCTCCATCCACCAACTTCGCGAAACCGGGCTCACCGAAGCAGCGCTGGAGAAATTAGCCGACGCCGATGCGTTCCGGTCCATTGACCACGACCGGCGAAGGGCATTGTGGGAAGTCTCCACAAAGGACCAACCGCTGGCGCTCTTTTCCGGTCAGTCTCCCGACAATGTCGCCGAGGAAAAAATAAAACTTCCCACCATGGCTTTGTCCGAACATGTGGTGCATGATTATGCCGCGATGTCGTTGTCTTTAAAAGCACATCCGGTGAGCTTTGTCCGTGAAGAGCTCAACAGGTTTCATGTACGCCCCGTTTCTGCGCTGGAGAATGCAAAGAATGGAGATAGAGTGAAAGTCGCGGGGCTTATCCTTGTGCGGCAAAGACCCGGCACGGCAAGCGGCATCTGCTTCATCACTATTGAAGACGAAACGGGAACATCGAACCTCGTGGTCTTTCAAAAGTTGTTTGACCAATATCGAAAAGAGATCATCCAATCCCGCTTGCTCATGGTCGAAGGCCAACTGCAACGGGAAGGGGAGGTGATCCACGTGATCGTCAGGCGTTGCTATAATTTCTCGGGATTATTGCGAAAGCTCACCGCATGGAAAGATGAAGACTTGTCATTGACGCCCTTGTCGCGTTCGGATGAGAAGACTTCGCCTTTTTTGGTGAAGAAGAAAACAGAGGAACAGGAGGTGGTGCAGGGGAAGATCTTTCCGGAGGGGAGGAATTTCAGATAG
- a CDS encoding Y-family DNA polymerase has product MASRFVSIWFRHLTTDWFAIRQQALAKHSGETKPLLKDQPFVLRAPSHGRMVITAANAIAERKGITCGMVLADARALFPDLEVLDDKPDLAEKLLKRLALWCIRFTPIVAVDPPDGLLLDVTGCTHLWGGDERYLEEIVRKLNARGYDVRAAMADTLGVAWGMARYGNEPLVVTPGRHIEALLPLPPEALRLEPDAIERLHKLGLHQIGQFIQMPRASLRRRFGPQFTMRLDMALGQEMEGIVPVEPLEPYQERLPCLEPIVTATGIEIALQQLLETLCFRLRQEQKGLRTAVFKGYRVDGKIERIDIGTNRPSHHVTHLFKLFEIKLPTIEPALGIELFVLEAPKVEDHYAQQEQMWEGSGGLEDERLSELIDRLAVKVGAQAIRRYVPDEHYWPERSFKPAVSLQEELATPWRADKLRPLHLLPTPERIDVTAPIPDYPPMLFRHKGKLHKIVKADGPERIEQEWWLQQGQHRDYYRVEDEEGYRYWLFRLGHYHEKTYQWFIHGFFA; this is encoded by the coding sequence ATGGCCAGCCGCTTTGTCTCCATCTGGTTCCGTCACCTCACCACGGACTGGTTCGCCATCCGCCAACAGGCCCTTGCGAAACACTCCGGCGAAACAAAACCTTTATTAAAAGACCAGCCCTTCGTTTTGCGGGCACCCTCGCATGGCCGAATGGTGATCACCGCCGCCAATGCCATCGCCGAAAGGAAAGGCATCACCTGCGGCATGGTCCTCGCCGATGCGAGAGCGCTCTTTCCCGACCTGGAAGTGCTGGACGACAAACCTGACCTTGCCGAAAAACTACTCAAACGCCTCGCACTCTGGTGCATCCGCTTCACACCCATCGTCGCCGTCGATCCACCCGATGGCCTTCTGCTCGATGTCACAGGCTGCACACACCTTTGGGGTGGCGACGAACGCTACCTGGAGGAGATCGTCAGAAAATTAAACGCCCGGGGCTACGACGTGCGGGCCGCCATGGCGGATACCCTTGGCGTTGCGTGGGGCATGGCTCGGTATGGAAACGAGCCCCTGGTCGTGACCCCTGGCCGGCACATCGAAGCTTTGCTCCCCTTGCCACCCGAAGCCCTGCGTCTGGAGCCGGATGCCATTGAACGCCTGCACAAGCTCGGACTGCACCAGATCGGTCAATTCATCCAAATGCCCCGCGCGTCGCTAAGAAGACGCTTTGGCCCGCAGTTCACCATGCGGTTAGACATGGCCCTGGGCCAGGAAATGGAAGGCATCGTGCCCGTCGAACCCCTTGAACCTTACCAGGAGCGGTTGCCTTGTCTTGAACCGATCGTCACGGCGACCGGCATCGAGATCGCTTTGCAGCAATTGCTGGAAACGCTGTGTTTCCGGCTCCGGCAGGAACAAAAGGGACTGCGCACGGCCGTCTTCAAAGGCTATCGCGTCGATGGAAAAATCGAGCGGATCGACATTGGAACAAACCGGCCTTCGCATCACGTCACCCATCTTTTCAAACTCTTCGAGATCAAGCTGCCCACCATCGAACCGGCATTGGGCATCGAGCTCTTTGTGTTGGAAGCGCCAAAAGTGGAAGATCATTATGCACAGCAGGAACAGATGTGGGAGGGATCCGGCGGCCTGGAAGATGAGCGATTATCCGAACTGATCGATCGCCTGGCGGTCAAGGTCGGAGCACAGGCCATTCGCCGCTATGTGCCCGACGAACATTATTGGCCGGAGCGCTCCTTCAAACCTGCGGTATCGCTCCAGGAAGAATTAGCCACCCCCTGGCGGGCCGACAAACTGCGGCCCCTGCATCTCTTGCCAACACCCGAACGCATCGACGTCACGGCACCTATTCCGGACTATCCACCCATGCTGTTCCGCCACAAAGGCAAACTGCACAAGATCGTCAAGGCCGACGGACCCGAGCGCATCGAACAGGAATGGTGGCTCCAGCAAGGACAGCACCGCGACTATTACCGCGTTGAAGACGAAGAGGGCTATCGCTACTGGCTCTTCCGGTTAGGGCATTATCATGAAAAAACCTATCAGTGGTTTATCCACGGATTTTTTGCTTAA
- a CDS encoding ImuA family protein, protein MTSIKRADIMAALQTDILRLQGFKPVNSPAVDMGLGPIKDAFPNATFPLGAVHEFLSSTTEDASATGGFMAGLVSSLIGKTGAALWISCARTLFPPALKSFGIQPDRFIFVDLKNEKDVLWAMDEALKCGALAAVVGEMQEISFTASRRLQLAVEQSQVTGFILRNRYRHLNTTACVSRWKITSLPSEQVDDLPGIGFPAWRVELLRIRNGRSGVWDMQWRDGKLVPVYKSLSIAQEQQQKTG, encoded by the coding sequence ATGACGTCTATAAAAAGAGCTGATATCATGGCGGCCTTGCAAACTGATATTCTTCGTCTGCAAGGGTTCAAACCTGTGAACAGTCCGGCTGTAGACATGGGACTTGGCCCCATAAAAGATGCCTTCCCCAATGCTACGTTTCCCTTAGGAGCCGTGCATGAATTTTTATCCTCCACGACAGAAGATGCCTCAGCTACTGGTGGATTTATGGCCGGCTTAGTGTCGTCGCTGATAGGAAAAACCGGAGCGGCGCTGTGGATCAGTTGCGCGCGAACACTTTTTCCGCCGGCACTGAAAAGCTTTGGCATACAACCCGACCGTTTCATCTTCGTCGATCTGAAGAATGAAAAGGATGTCCTCTGGGCGATGGACGAAGCCCTGAAGTGTGGCGCGCTGGCCGCGGTGGTGGGAGAGATGCAAGAGATTAGTTTCACGGCTTCGCGCCGTCTGCAACTGGCCGTCGAGCAAAGCCAGGTCACCGGTTTCATCCTGCGCAACCGCTATCGCCATCTCAACACCACCGCGTGTGTCTCGCGTTGGAAGATCACCTCGCTGCCCAGCGAACAGGTGGATGATCTGCCCGGCATCGGCTTCCCCGCGTGGCGTGTGGAACTGCTGAGAATCCGAAATGGAAGATCCGGCGTATGGGACATGCAGTGGAGAGATGGAAAACTTGTGCCCGTGTACAAATCGCTTTCCATCGCGCAAGAGCAACAACAGAAAACCGGATGA
- a CDS encoding glycoside hydrolase family 97 protein: MRLFATLFLLFSITVPSTAQRPVLLSSPDGKIVFQFTSLQQELVYSIAYKGKSLIEKSPVSLSFNGKIFDGHVKILPPKFRDGVEDYELVVGKTKKVHDAYREVIIPLESETKDAKVNLVVRAFNDGIGFRYEFVSVKDQGALVLTDERTTFRFNGDPVARTLLLPNYTSSHENFYTTKPVSGLKENELMDMPTLFELPGVGYVAITEAALVDYAGAYLVKENGMIRDVLSPLPGQQEIKVKAALPHKSPWRVILISDRAGALVESNMITDLNEPLALKDVSWIKPGKTTFPWWNGNVVPDTLNAPGNNFITQKYYIDFCARNGLEYHSVVEYGLHQWYTDDGVGFQPGPHSDVTKPVPGLDMKEVCDYAKSKGVGVRVWVHWAALYPKLDAAFAIFEKWGLEGMMIDFMDRDDQLMVNMQQEMLQKAAAHHLHVQFHGAYKPTGLSRTYPNEFTREGTLNYETNKWNEEGLPPDHDIMIPFTRMLAGSTDYHMGGFRASAPGKYVRQYTRPMMLGTRCHMLGLYVVFENYLGMVCDYPVAYEGEPGFDFIKEVPTTWDETKVLDAKVGEYIVVARRKGNDWFVGAITNHEARSLNISARFLSSGHYEATIYSDAPDVTVNADHLTKKQFAITASDELVLNLAAGGGIACRITRK; encoded by the coding sequence ATGAGACTATTCGCAACACTCTTCTTGCTCTTTTCTATTACCGTTCCCTCAACGGCACAACGACCGGTTTTGCTCTCCTCCCCGGATGGAAAGATCGTCTTCCAATTCACATCACTCCAGCAGGAGCTTGTTTACAGTATTGCCTATAAAGGAAAATCGCTCATTGAAAAAAGTCCGGTGAGTCTTTCGTTTAACGGGAAGATCTTTGACGGCCATGTTAAAATACTGCCTCCAAAATTTCGCGACGGCGTAGAGGATTATGAATTGGTCGTTGGTAAAACCAAAAAAGTGCATGACGCCTATCGCGAAGTGATCATCCCCCTGGAGTCTGAAACAAAAGATGCCAAAGTGAACCTGGTGGTCAGGGCTTTTAACGACGGCATTGGGTTTCGCTATGAATTCGTGTCGGTGAAAGATCAGGGTGCGCTCGTGCTCACCGATGAGAGAACCACCTTCCGGTTCAACGGAGATCCGGTGGCGCGGACGTTGCTGCTGCCAAACTATACCAGCTCACACGAAAATTTCTATACCACAAAGCCTGTATCGGGATTGAAGGAAAACGAATTGATGGACATGCCCACATTGTTTGAACTTCCGGGCGTAGGCTATGTGGCCATCACGGAAGCTGCACTGGTGGATTATGCAGGAGCTTACCTGGTAAAAGAAAACGGGATGATCCGCGATGTACTCTCTCCCCTGCCCGGCCAGCAGGAAATAAAAGTGAAGGCAGCGTTGCCTCACAAAAGTCCCTGGAGGGTGATCCTGATCAGCGACCGCGCCGGGGCCTTGGTGGAATCGAACATGATCACCGATCTCAATGAACCGCTTGCTTTAAAAGATGTTAGCTGGATCAAACCCGGAAAGACCACCTTCCCCTGGTGGAATGGCAATGTGGTGCCGGATACGCTGAATGCACCGGGCAACAATTTCATCACCCAAAAATATTATATCGACTTCTGCGCACGCAACGGCCTGGAATATCATTCGGTGGTGGAATATGGCCTTCACCAATGGTATACCGACGACGGCGTCGGCTTCCAACCCGGTCCTCATTCGGATGTGACAAAGCCTGTTCCGGGACTCGACATGAAAGAGGTCTGCGATTATGCAAAGTCGAAAGGCGTTGGTGTCCGGGTTTGGGTGCACTGGGCAGCGCTCTATCCCAAGCTGGATGCGGCCTTTGCCATTTTTGAAAAGTGGGGATTGGAAGGCATGATGATCGATTTTATGGATCGCGACGATCAGCTCATGGTGAACATGCAACAGGAAATGCTTCAGAAAGCAGCGGCGCATCACCTCCATGTGCAGTTTCATGGTGCCTACAAACCGACGGGTTTGAGCAGGACCTATCCGAATGAATTCACCCGCGAAGGAACGTTGAATTATGAAACCAACAAATGGAACGAAGAAGGCTTGCCTCCGGACCACGACATCATGATCCCGTTCACCCGGATGCTTGCCGGAAGTACCGATTATCACATGGGAGGCTTTCGCGCCTCTGCTCCCGGAAAATATGTACGCCAATACACACGCCCCATGATGCTGGGGACGCGCTGTCATATGTTGGGGTTGTATGTGGTGTTTGAAAACTATCTCGGCATGGTCTGCGATTATCCGGTGGCGTATGAAGGGGAGCCGGGGTTTGATTTTATAAAGGAAGTTCCGACGACGTGGGATGAGACGAAAGTGTTGGATGCTAAGGTTGGAGAATACATTGTGGTGGCGCGACGAAAAGGAAACGATTGGTTTGTCGGAGCGATCACGAATCATGAAGCGAGATCGCTAAACATTTCGGCAAGGTTCCTTTCCTCCGGTCACTACGAGGCGACTATCTACTCCGATGCGCCGGATGTGACGGTGAATGCGGATCATCTTACAAAAAAACAATTTGCGATCACTGCATCGGATGAGTTGGTATTGAATCTTGCAGCGGGTGGTGGTATAGCTTGTAGGATTACACGGAAGTAA
- a CDS encoding sugar phosphate isomerase/epimerase family protein: MKTTKPDLKSSISRKDFIVKSALAVTGAVVGSQHVFGAPALLKNLGKPNSKFNGVQLGVITYSFRSLPTSAEQVLKYCVDANVSAIELMGTTAEAFAGAPNASTEPMKPFPSGPRPELTDEQKAERAAKAAELAKWRAGVSLDKFKQLRKMYSDAGVSIYAWKPSALDVKNSDAEIDYAFRVAKELGASHMTVELPQDPEQSKRLGTFAQKYKIGIGYHGHLQQTFTAWDVALSQSPYNGLNCDIGHYVAAGLDPIPLLEAKHDRIYSTHLKDRKSKANGGANMPWGEGDTPLVAALQLMRNNHYTFPGTIEMEYDVPAGSDAVKEVAKCVEYAKNALEKKS, encoded by the coding sequence ATGAAAACCACCAAACCCGACCTGAAGTCATCGATTTCCCGCAAGGATTTTATCGTAAAATCGGCATTGGCCGTGACCGGTGCCGTCGTCGGAAGCCAACATGTTTTCGGCGCGCCTGCTCTATTGAAAAACCTGGGTAAGCCCAATTCCAAATTCAACGGCGTTCAACTGGGCGTCATCACCTATTCGTTCCGGAGCCTTCCCACCAGCGCCGAACAAGTTTTAAAATACTGCGTCGACGCCAATGTCAGCGCCATCGAATTGATGGGCACCACCGCCGAAGCTTTTGCTGGTGCGCCCAACGCCTCGACGGAACCGATGAAGCCATTCCCTTCCGGACCACGCCCCGAACTCACGGACGAACAAAAAGCAGAACGCGCCGCAAAAGCAGCTGAACTTGCCAAGTGGCGGGCAGGTGTTTCCCTCGATAAATTCAAACAACTCCGGAAAATGTATAGCGATGCCGGCGTTTCCATCTATGCCTGGAAACCCAGTGCGCTGGATGTAAAAAATTCGGATGCCGAGATCGACTACGCTTTTCGCGTCGCAAAAGAATTGGGTGCCAGTCATATGACGGTTGAACTTCCCCAAGACCCCGAGCAAAGCAAACGCCTCGGAACCTTTGCACAGAAATATAAGATCGGCATCGGCTACCACGGCCACCTCCAACAAACCTTCACCGCATGGGACGTAGCGCTTTCACAATCGCCCTACAACGGTCTCAATTGTGACATCGGCCACTATGTTGCCGCCGGTCTCGATCCCATCCCTTTGCTAGAGGCAAAACACGATCGCATCTACAGCACGCATTTAAAAGACCGTAAATCAAAAGCCAACGGCGGCGCCAACATGCCTTGGGGAGAAGGGGATACGCCCCTTGTAGCAGCACTCCAATTGATGCGGAACAATCACTACACGTTCCCCGGCACTATTGAAATGGAGTATGATGTCCCTGCAGGTTCTGATGCCGTGAAGGAAGTGGCGAAGTGCGTGGAGTATGCGAAGAACGCTTTGGAGAAGAAGAGTTAA